From one Stigmatella erecta genomic stretch:
- a CDS encoding Gfo/Idh/MocA family protein: MRIGIIGTGWGRMHVGAFRAAGAEVAALCGRRLEHTREVAAQEGIPLATDDVQALCEAVDAVVVASPDALHREHVERALDAGRAVLCEKPLVRTDEEAQALVKKARARGLPCVVNFPYRMLPPLRALKGWLKRRPPHHLVVTLRNGFVPMESNGPGPFLGTSADFGGFSHVLDAALWLSGAAPAWVQASLSGRPVHTAALHVGLASGAVLVLTHAACAEPGIHGGWSLLGEGWEAGFSAGYVPARNGWCLSPVNVFQEGPWRELAPGHVPSPGAHEPWAEAHVETARRFLALIQGGPLEELAPVEAGATVQRLLTAAVASEQQGRRITLG, encoded by the coding sequence ATGCGCATTGGAATCATCGGAACGGGCTGGGGGCGGATGCACGTGGGGGCTTTCCGCGCCGCGGGCGCCGAGGTGGCCGCGCTGTGTGGCCGGCGCCTGGAGCACACCCGCGAGGTGGCCGCCCAGGAAGGCATTCCCCTGGCCACGGACGATGTCCAGGCGCTGTGTGAGGCCGTGGATGCCGTCGTGGTGGCCAGCCCCGATGCCCTCCATCGCGAGCACGTGGAGCGGGCGCTCGACGCGGGCCGGGCCGTGCTGTGCGAGAAGCCCCTCGTGCGCACGGACGAAGAGGCCCAGGCGCTCGTGAAGAAGGCCCGCGCCCGGGGCCTGCCCTGCGTGGTGAACTTCCCCTACCGGATGCTCCCCCCCTTGCGCGCGCTCAAGGGCTGGCTCAAGCGCCGGCCCCCGCACCACCTTGTCGTCACGCTGCGCAATGGCTTCGTTCCCATGGAGAGCAATGGGCCCGGCCCCTTCCTGGGCACGTCCGCGGACTTCGGCGGCTTCTCCCACGTGCTCGATGCGGCCCTGTGGCTCTCCGGCGCCGCCCCCGCCTGGGTGCAGGCCTCGCTCTCGGGCCGCCCCGTCCACACCGCCGCGCTGCACGTGGGGCTCGCCTCGGGCGCCGTGCTCGTGCTCACCCATGCCGCGTGCGCCGAGCCGGGCATCCACGGGGGCTGGTCGCTGCTGGGCGAGGGCTGGGAGGCCGGGTTCTCCGCGGGCTACGTGCCGGCCCGGAATGGCTGGTGCCTCTCCCCGGTGAATGTCTTCCAGGAGGGCCCGTGGCGCGAGCTGGCCCCGGGCCATGTGCCCTCCCCGGGCGCCCACGAGCCCTGGGCCGAGGCCCACGTGGAGACGGCCCGGAGGTTCCTCGCCTTGATTCAGGGCGGGCCCCTGGAGGAGCTGGCCCCCGTGGAGGCCGGCGCCACCGTCCAGCGCCTGCTCACCGCCGCCGTGGCCTCCGAGCAGCAGGGGCGCCGCATCACCCTCGGGTGA
- the grpE gene encoding nucleotide exchange factor GrpE — protein sequence MSGSNEKGNFSADIAQEVINAALQSVQRRSQQSHAEEGISLDVESAASPEAPAGESAGAPASAEVEELTAALAEARKEAENLRAQLDFSQGESRKLMERLKADHERSLRASADLENYKKRAQKEKEEVQKFGVEKLLKDILPVMDNLDRAMDAAAKTPDFISFQKGVAMTRKSFEDTLGRHGVKAFSAQGQAFDPRLHEAMSQAETAEVPAGHVAYEVLRGYHLNERLIRPAMVVVARAPAPPPEPTPVAEAAAAPAGTEVAAAAAPEAGETPAVSVESGNSAGGSQ from the coding sequence GTGTCTGGTTCCAACGAGAAGGGCAACTTCAGCGCGGACATCGCGCAGGAAGTGATCAACGCGGCGCTGCAGAGTGTTCAGCGCCGCTCCCAGCAGTCCCACGCCGAGGAAGGCATCTCCCTGGATGTGGAGTCCGCCGCGTCCCCGGAGGCGCCCGCCGGGGAGTCCGCCGGCGCCCCGGCTTCCGCCGAGGTGGAGGAGCTGACCGCCGCGCTTGCCGAGGCGCGCAAGGAGGCCGAGAACCTCCGCGCGCAGCTCGACTTCAGCCAGGGCGAGAGCCGCAAGCTGATGGAGCGCTTGAAGGCGGACCACGAGCGCTCGCTGCGCGCCTCCGCCGACCTGGAGAACTACAAGAAGCGCGCCCAGAAGGAGAAGGAAGAGGTCCAGAAGTTCGGCGTGGAGAAGCTGCTCAAGGACATCCTGCCGGTCATGGACAACCTGGACCGCGCGATGGACGCGGCGGCCAAGACGCCCGACTTCATCAGCTTCCAGAAGGGCGTGGCGATGACGCGCAAGTCCTTCGAGGACACGCTGGGCCGCCACGGCGTGAAGGCCTTCAGCGCGCAGGGCCAGGCGTTTGATCCGCGCCTGCACGAGGCCATGTCCCAGGCGGAGACCGCCGAGGTGCCCGCGGGCCACGTCGCCTACGAAGTCCTGCGGGGCTACCACCTCAACGAGCGGCTCATCCGGCCCGCCATGGTGGTGGTGGCGCGCGCGCCGGCCCCGCCGCCCGAGCCCACGCCGGTGGCCGAGGCCGCTGCCGCCCCGGCCGGGACCGAAGTTGCTGCCGCTGCCGCACCGGAGGCGGGGGAGACGCCCGCCGTTTCTGTCGAATCCGGGAATTCTGCCGGGGGGAGTCAGTAA
- a CDS encoding chemotaxis protein CheC produces MNGLVPSEMQLDVLREVANIGCGHAANALARLVGGKRVNLSVPRAVMASAEEAAERLGGDEPVVGARLGMQGELRGVMLFVLPVRDGASLGTVLLGQVARGAELESALSETANIVASACLSAIGKLTRWRLLPTVPEMLKGSAREVLAQAVKETEGEQTSPVVVLEARFSAECAPAVSGQMLLVLERESSQALLQRLGV; encoded by the coding sequence GTGAACGGCTTGGTTCCCAGCGAGATGCAGCTCGACGTGCTGCGCGAGGTGGCCAACATCGGCTGCGGCCATGCGGCCAATGCCCTGGCCCGGTTGGTGGGCGGCAAGCGGGTGAACCTGTCGGTGCCCCGCGCGGTGATGGCCAGCGCGGAGGAGGCCGCCGAGCGCCTGGGCGGGGACGAGCCGGTGGTGGGCGCGCGCCTGGGCATGCAGGGGGAGCTGCGCGGGGTGATGCTCTTCGTGCTGCCGGTGCGCGACGGCGCCTCGCTGGGCACGGTGCTGCTGGGGCAGGTGGCCCGGGGCGCGGAGCTGGAGAGCGCGCTGTCGGAGACGGCGAACATCGTGGCCAGCGCGTGCCTGTCGGCCATTGGGAAGCTGACGCGCTGGCGGCTGCTGCCCACGGTGCCGGAGATGCTCAAGGGCTCGGCGCGCGAGGTGCTGGCCCAGGCGGTGAAGGAGACCGAGGGCGAGCAGACGAGCCCCGTGGTCGTCCTCGAGGCGCGCTTCTCGGCGGAGTGCGCCCCGGCCGTGTCGGGGCAGATGCTGCTGGTGCTGGAGCGCGAGAGCTCCCAGGCGCTGTTGCAGCGGCTGGGCGTCTAA
- a CDS encoding response regulator, whose protein sequence is MAKRVLVVDDAIFMRNMIKDIFASGGFEVVGEAANGLEAVEKYKELKPDLTTMDIVMPFKSGIEATREILKHDTNAVVIMCSALGQESLVMEAIEAGASDFIVKPFRAEDVLAVVKKVLGEG, encoded by the coding sequence ATGGCTAAGCGGGTCCTGGTCGTCGACGACGCCATCTTCATGCGCAACATGATCAAGGACATCTTCGCGTCCGGAGGGTTCGAGGTCGTCGGCGAGGCGGCCAACGGGCTCGAGGCCGTGGAGAAGTACAAGGAGCTCAAGCCCGACTTGACGACGATGGACATCGTCATGCCGTTCAAGAGCGGCATCGAGGCGACGCGCGAAATCCTCAAGCACGACACCAACGCGGTGGTCATCATGTGCTCGGCGCTGGGGCAGGAGAGCCTGGTGATGGAGGCCATCGAGGCGGGCGCCTCGGACTTCATCGTCAAGCCGTTCCGGGCCGAGGACGTGCTGGCCGTCGTGAAGAAGGTGCTGGGCGAGGGCTAG
- a CDS encoding chemotaxis protein CheA → MTMDMSRYLGLFVTEATEHLEALGRDLVQLEREGGASVVDSMFRHAHSVKGMASSMGFEPIATLAHRVEDLVDAVRQDASRLNRELVDLLLSSADTMLAQVRAVSANQPPDEAAPLLAQLATRVSALTGQEPAPTRVMRTTTGVRSTPAPVASAPAPSAAPVSVPAAPAGTSPEAPRPEELPPAAAAPPAPEAKAAEPARPAMRWDVRVRIVPTCQVPGVRAFLAHKRLSALGTLLDLKPPLEDLKAGRVPDGFIQCELETSAGEAGIQSALKNVSEVEVVSITPSVPALPVAPVPAPSSDGARVVGESTSRTVRVRTELLDYFLDTVGELMLATARLREVGKVLPENARPALEEGVYRLHALVKDLHDKVMSARMTPLSLITDRLPRAARDIARKRGREVDLVVTGAEIELDRAILDELADPMLHLLRNCIDHGLETPEERTAVGKEARGRVQVTVKRTRDRVVIDIEDDGRGMDPAKLKAAALARGAITAEAAARMSDREAFLLSCLPGVSTAKDVSEISGRGVGMDAVKRVVENTGGTLEIGSEKGVGTRFTLRLPLTVAVIHLLLVEVGEEVFGLPIAKVLGAMEADGDTLSRSRETALLPHGNTLLPVHALDALLGIPESTHRGLRPFVVMEVDTGKVALAVDRLLGQEEAVLKPLSKPLDLLPGLSGVTILGSGRPVFILDVPRLLSA, encoded by the coding sequence ATGACGATGGACATGTCCCGGTACCTCGGGCTCTTCGTCACCGAGGCGACCGAGCACCTGGAGGCACTGGGGCGCGACTTGGTGCAGCTGGAGCGCGAGGGCGGCGCCAGCGTGGTGGACTCCATGTTCCGCCACGCCCACTCCGTCAAGGGCATGGCCTCCTCCATGGGCTTCGAGCCCATCGCCACCCTGGCGCACCGGGTGGAAGACCTGGTGGATGCCGTGCGCCAGGACGCCAGCCGCCTCAACCGGGAGCTGGTGGACCTGCTGCTGTCCTCCGCGGACACCATGCTCGCGCAGGTGCGCGCCGTGTCGGCCAACCAGCCGCCGGACGAGGCCGCCCCGCTGCTGGCCCAGCTCGCCACGCGCGTCTCCGCCCTCACCGGCCAGGAGCCCGCGCCCACCCGGGTGATGCGCACCACCACCGGGGTGCGCTCGACGCCGGCCCCCGTGGCCTCGGCGCCCGCGCCCAGCGCGGCGCCGGTGTCCGTGCCCGCCGCCCCGGCGGGGACATCCCCCGAGGCCCCGCGTCCGGAGGAGCTGCCCCCCGCTGCCGCCGCGCCCCCCGCGCCGGAGGCGAAGGCGGCGGAGCCCGCCCGGCCCGCGATGCGCTGGGACGTGAGGGTGCGCATCGTGCCGACGTGCCAGGTGCCCGGGGTGCGCGCGTTCCTGGCGCACAAGCGGCTGTCGGCGCTGGGCACGCTGCTCGACCTTAAACCGCCCCTGGAGGACCTGAAGGCCGGGCGCGTGCCGGACGGGTTCATCCAGTGTGAGCTGGAGACCTCGGCGGGCGAGGCGGGCATCCAGTCGGCGCTGAAGAACGTGTCCGAGGTGGAGGTGGTTTCCATCACCCCCTCGGTGCCCGCGCTGCCCGTGGCCCCGGTGCCCGCGCCCTCGTCCGACGGGGCGCGCGTGGTGGGCGAGTCCACCTCGCGCACGGTGCGGGTGCGCACCGAGCTGCTGGACTACTTCCTGGACACCGTGGGCGAGCTGATGCTCGCCACCGCCCGGCTGCGCGAGGTGGGCAAGGTGCTGCCCGAGAACGCGCGCCCGGCCCTGGAGGAGGGCGTCTACCGGCTGCACGCGCTGGTGAAGGACCTGCACGACAAGGTCATGTCGGCGCGCATGACGCCGCTGTCGCTCATCACCGACCGGCTGCCCCGGGCCGCGCGCGACATCGCCCGCAAGCGCGGGCGCGAGGTGGACCTGGTGGTCACCGGCGCGGAGATCGAGCTGGACCGGGCCATCCTGGACGAGCTGGCCGACCCCATGCTGCACCTGCTGCGCAACTGCATCGACCACGGGCTGGAGACGCCCGAGGAGCGCACCGCGGTGGGCAAGGAAGCCCGGGGGCGCGTCCAGGTGACGGTGAAGAGGACCCGGGACCGGGTCGTCATCGACATCGAGGACGACGGCCGGGGCATGGACCCGGCCAAGCTCAAGGCCGCGGCGCTGGCCCGGGGCGCCATCACCGCCGAGGCCGCGGCGCGCATGTCGGACCGCGAGGCCTTCCTGCTCTCGTGCCTGCCCGGGGTGTCCACCGCCAAGGACGTGTCGGAGATCTCCGGCCGCGGCGTGGGCATGGACGCGGTGAAGCGCGTGGTGGAGAACACCGGCGGCACGCTGGAGATTGGCAGCGAGAAGGGCGTGGGCACCCGCTTCACCCTGCGCCTGCCCCTGACGGTGGCGGTGATTCACCTGCTCCTGGTGGAGGTGGGCGAGGAAGTCTTCGGCCTGCCCATCGCCAAGGTGCTGGGGGCCATGGAGGCCGACGGGGATACCCTCAGCCGCAGCCGGGAGACGGCGCTGCTGCCACATGGCAATACATTGCTGCCTGTCCACGCACTCGATGCGTTGCTGGGAATCCCCGAATCCACGCACCGGGGGCTGCGGCCCTTCGTGGTGATGGAGGTGGACACGGGGAAGGTGGCGCTCGCGGTAGACCGGCTGCTTGGCCAGGAAGAGGCGGTGCTCAAGCCCCTGTCGAAGCCCCTGGACTTGCTGCCGGGCCTTTCTGGGGTGACGATTCTGGGAAGTGGCCGTCCGGTCTTCATTCTGGACGTTCCGAGGTTACTGTCCGCGTGA
- a CDS encoding chemotaxis protein CheW, translated as MRHVIFRVEKERYGLPLSAVREVVVPPERFTRVPRAPPAVSGVMNFRGRVVTVVEMRQLLSLPAGQNPPARVLLLDRGRRDLGFLVTDVEGIEALERVSAAAPGKTVPAVRGVARLKGQGVTVLDPEGLDAAVLALFTPQK; from the coding sequence TTGCGGCACGTCATCTTCCGGGTGGAGAAGGAGCGCTACGGCCTGCCCCTGTCCGCGGTGCGCGAGGTGGTGGTGCCCCCCGAGCGCTTCACGCGCGTGCCCCGCGCCCCGCCGGCCGTGTCCGGGGTGATGAACTTCCGGGGCCGCGTCGTCACCGTGGTGGAGATGCGCCAGCTCCTGAGCCTGCCCGCGGGGCAGAACCCGCCGGCGCGGGTGCTCCTGCTGGACCGGGGGCGGCGGGATCTGGGGTTCCTCGTCACCGACGTGGAGGGCATCGAGGCCCTGGAGCGCGTGAGCGCCGCGGCCCCGGGCAAGACGGTGCCGGCGGTGCGCGGGGTGGCCCGGCTCAAGGGGCAGGGCGTCACGGTGTTGGATCCCGAAGGTTTGGATGCGGCGGTGCTGGCCTTGTTCACCCCGCAGAAGTGA
- a CDS encoding ATPase: MAEKWDKQFMEFIRRTSEDIRRTGEDLKVEAERLLGEVRDPSRQAKLKATLSEFRDKAAAVTKEAAERLEGAARHVEDFVSRGSETEKEKAPASPPKGASAKASPPPPEPPPVTDTPAPKAPRKAGKTIGKKAAAKKTPAAQKTAPAKKTAAGKTGKTLGRKRA; the protein is encoded by the coding sequence ATGGCCGAGAAATGGGACAAGCAGTTCATGGAATTCATCCGGCGCACCAGTGAGGACATCCGGCGCACCGGGGAAGACCTCAAGGTCGAAGCCGAGCGTCTGCTGGGCGAGGTGAGGGACCCCTCCCGCCAGGCCAAGCTCAAGGCCACGCTCTCCGAGTTCCGGGACAAGGCGGCCGCCGTCACCAAGGAGGCCGCCGAGCGGCTGGAAGGTGCGGCGCGTCACGTGGAGGACTTCGTGAGCCGGGGGAGTGAGACCGAGAAGGAGAAGGCCCCCGCGAGTCCCCCCAAGGGCGCCTCCGCCAAGGCGAGCCCCCCGCCGCCGGAGCCCCCGCCCGTGACGGACACGCCCGCCCCGAAGGCGCCGCGCAAGGCCGGAAAGACCATCGGCAAGAAGGCCGCGGCCAAGAAGACCCCGGCCGCCCAGAAGACCGCCCCCGCCAAGAAGACCGCCGCGGGCAAGACGGGAAAAACCCTGGGCCGCAAGCGGGCCTGA
- the larB gene encoding nickel pincer cofactor biosynthesis protein LarB yields MDEKALTRLLSQVKGGKVSVDEAVGQLKDLPFAELGYATLDTHRSLRFGFPEVVLGEPKTVEQLLGIVAALVERKQTVLVTRLQPDKAEALVARFPKGEYHPVARIFHLRQGKARAGKVAVVTAGTSDIPVAEEAALTAEALGATVRRVYDVGVAGIHRLLRRREEIQECHAAVVVAGMEGALASAVGGLVGIPVVAVPTSVGYGANFHGVSALLAMVNSCASNVATMNIDNGFGGGFYAALISRTKGRR; encoded by the coding sequence ATGGATGAGAAGGCGCTCACGCGGCTGCTGTCACAGGTGAAGGGCGGCAAGGTCTCCGTGGACGAGGCGGTGGGCCAGTTGAAGGACCTGCCCTTCGCGGAGTTGGGGTACGCCACGCTGGACACGCACCGCTCGCTGCGGTTCGGGTTTCCGGAGGTGGTGCTGGGCGAGCCCAAGACGGTGGAGCAGCTCTTGGGCATCGTCGCGGCGCTGGTGGAGCGCAAGCAGACGGTGCTGGTGACGCGGCTGCAGCCGGACAAGGCCGAGGCGCTGGTGGCGCGCTTTCCCAAGGGCGAGTACCACCCGGTGGCGCGCATCTTCCACCTGCGCCAGGGCAAGGCGCGCGCCGGCAAGGTGGCGGTGGTGACCGCGGGCACGAGCGACATTCCGGTGGCGGAGGAGGCGGCGCTGACGGCCGAGGCGCTGGGGGCCACGGTGCGGCGCGTGTACGACGTGGGGGTGGCGGGCATCCACCGGCTCCTGCGGCGGCGGGAGGAGATTCAGGAGTGCCACGCGGCGGTGGTGGTGGCGGGCATGGAGGGGGCGCTGGCGAGCGCGGTGGGCGGCCTGGTGGGCATTCCGGTGGTGGCGGTGCCCACCTCGGTGGGCTACGGGGCGAACTTCCACGGGGTGTCGGCGCTGCTGGCGATGGTGAACTCGTGCGCCTCGAACGTGGCCACGATGAACATCGACAACGGCTTCGGAGGGGGCTTCTACGCGGCGCTCATCTCGCGCACGAAGGGCCGCCGGTGA
- a CDS encoding methyl-accepting chemotaxis protein — translation MRRPLRDELTPGVSSPRREPVQRLLRSVEPPSSGRIVSLQRKIFNGYVLLGAALSAAFITMEEMKLPVWVRLIIATGVTLMAAVQLPSLLARVTRVRVLSRSAFEISQGDLSKTVSADTSSARDEIDELTSAISKMQENLRELVGKIQDTAKSVADTAIDLQRSAENVNSSTEEVGSSMEKIASGAEAQSLLVSKASKVITEMAGSIQRTAASAEDAARTVAGTSGAAEDGSKAARLAGEKVKKVFSRIEAASHQVFAFGEKTQEISKIVDAITQVAQQTNLLALNATIEAARAGEYGRGFAVVADEVRKLAESAGRSAEQISKLARDISGQSTSVVSAMKEGIEELSEGREDLTNIVKYMGAITDTVRQGAEKVHLISESSREQLEGRKEMVKAIEEISLVARNNAASTEAIQTVIQEQTSAVSRMTSLANELTNTSVELQSVVRSFRLGS, via the coding sequence GTGCGCCGCCCCCTTCGTGATGAATTGACTCCTGGTGTCTCCTCGCCCCGCCGTGAGCCCGTGCAGCGGCTCCTGCGCTCCGTGGAGCCGCCCAGCAGCGGACGGATCGTCTCGCTGCAGCGGAAGATCTTCAACGGCTACGTGCTGCTCGGCGCGGCGCTGTCGGCGGCCTTCATCACCATGGAGGAGATGAAGCTGCCCGTCTGGGTGCGCCTCATCATCGCCACGGGCGTGACGCTGATGGCCGCCGTGCAGCTGCCCTCGCTGCTGGCGCGCGTGACGCGCGTCCGGGTGCTGTCGCGCTCCGCGTTCGAGATCTCTCAGGGCGACCTGTCCAAGACGGTGAGCGCGGACACCTCCAGCGCGCGCGACGAAATCGACGAGCTGACGAGCGCCATCAGCAAGATGCAGGAGAACCTGCGCGAACTGGTGGGCAAGATTCAGGACACCGCCAAGAGTGTGGCCGACACGGCCATCGACCTGCAGCGCTCGGCGGAGAACGTCAACAGCTCCACCGAGGAGGTGGGCTCCTCCATGGAGAAGATCGCCTCGGGCGCCGAGGCGCAGTCGCTGCTGGTGAGCAAGGCCTCCAAGGTCATCACCGAGATGGCCGGCTCCATCCAGCGCACCGCCGCGAGCGCCGAGGACGCGGCGCGCACCGTGGCGGGAACCAGCGGCGCCGCCGAGGACGGCAGCAAGGCGGCGCGCCTGGCCGGGGAGAAGGTGAAGAAGGTGTTCAGCCGCATCGAGGCGGCCAGCCACCAGGTGTTCGCCTTCGGCGAGAAGACGCAGGAGATCTCGAAGATCGTCGATGCCATCACCCAGGTGGCCCAGCAGACGAACCTCCTGGCGCTCAACGCCACCATCGAGGCGGCGCGCGCGGGCGAGTACGGCCGCGGCTTCGCGGTGGTGGCCGACGAGGTGCGCAAGCTCGCCGAGAGCGCGGGCCGCTCCGCCGAGCAGATTTCCAAGCTGGCGCGGGACATCTCCGGCCAGTCCACCTCCGTGGTGTCCGCCATGAAGGAGGGCATCGAGGAGCTGTCCGAGGGGCGCGAGGACTTGACGAACATCGTCAAGTACATGGGCGCCATCACCGACACCGTGCGCCAGGGCGCCGAGAAGGTGCACCTCATCTCGGAGAGCTCGCGCGAGCAGCTCGAGGGCCGCAAGGAGATGGTGAAGGCCATCGAGGAGATTTCCCTGGTGGCGCGCAACAACGCCGCCTCCACCGAGGCCATCCAGACGGTCATCCAGGAGCAGACCAGCGCCGTGTCGCGCATGACGTCGCTGGCCAATGAGCTGACCAACACCTCCGTCGAGCTGCAGAGCGTGGTCCGCAGCTTCCGGCTGGGCTCGTGA
- a CDS encoding putative Ig domain-containing protein — translation MLFTRAAAALVTAVVLSACAGREESGEGPLLPAITLRSTTVGLPYEVRFTATGGLAPLRYSVEQVPPGFSFYDTGLLTGPAAEAGMYSLYVGVRDSLGEGEARSYALRVYPAPSVSSLPLPPATRGSAYAVTLTSAGGQPPLKWTVTTGTLPLGLTLSESGAISGVPADTIPGLFVANVEDANGARASRQLFLEVQEPPEDGGTPDGGTPDSGAPDSGTPDSGTPDSGTPDSGTADSGTPDSGTPDGGTPDAGSPFPLSVVNWNVEWFGSTTEGPSNDALQLSNVRAVIADAGVDFWALQEVVSASTLLQLKQALPGYDGFAANDARVIRGSSYYTASEQKPAVLFKSDTVQVRSAELILTAYDYEFAGRPPLQVSLRVTREGQSVDLTAIVLHMKAQTGGIADYNRRKAAGAALKQYLDSQQPTARVIVLGDWNDDVDVSIYDSGGYLPSPYENFVAVPNAYQFLTRPLSLQGVGSTVGWSSFIDHQLVTHALSGDYVSESTQVLYPSLPDYANTTSDHYPIQSRFDFGP, via the coding sequence ATGTTGTTCACCCGAGCGGCCGCCGCCCTGGTCACCGCCGTCGTGCTGAGCGCCTGCGCCGGCCGCGAGGAATCCGGCGAAGGCCCGCTGCTTCCCGCCATCACCCTGCGCTCCACCACGGTGGGCCTGCCCTATGAAGTCCGCTTCACCGCCACCGGAGGCCTGGCCCCGCTTCGCTATTCCGTGGAGCAGGTTCCTCCTGGCTTCTCCTTCTATGACACGGGGTTGCTCACGGGGCCGGCGGCGGAAGCCGGGATGTACTCGCTCTATGTGGGGGTGAGGGACTCGCTGGGCGAGGGCGAGGCCCGCTCCTATGCGCTGCGCGTGTACCCGGCGCCCTCGGTGAGCAGCCTGCCGCTGCCGCCTGCCACCCGGGGCTCCGCCTATGCGGTGACCCTGACGTCCGCCGGGGGACAGCCGCCCCTGAAGTGGACGGTGACCACGGGGACCCTTCCCCTGGGGCTGACGCTCTCGGAGAGCGGGGCCATCTCGGGGGTTCCGGCGGACACGATTCCCGGACTCTTCGTGGCGAACGTCGAGGATGCCAATGGCGCGAGGGCTTCGCGGCAGCTGTTCCTGGAGGTGCAGGAGCCTCCCGAGGATGGCGGAACCCCGGACGGTGGAACGCCCGACAGCGGCGCTCCGGACAGTGGCACTCCGGACAGTGGCACTCCGGACAGCGGGACGCCCGACAGTGGCACTGCGGACAGTGGCACTCCCGACAGCGGCACGCCCGACGGCGGCACCCCGGACGCGGGCTCGCCCTTCCCCCTGTCCGTCGTCAACTGGAACGTCGAATGGTTCGGGAGCACCACGGAAGGCCCGTCCAACGACGCCCTTCAGCTCAGCAACGTGCGCGCCGTCATCGCCGACGCGGGGGTCGATTTCTGGGCCTTGCAAGAGGTCGTCAGTGCCAGCACGCTGCTTCAACTCAAGCAGGCCCTGCCCGGCTACGACGGCTTCGCCGCGAACGACGCCCGCGTCATTCGAGGCTCCAGCTACTACACGGCCAGCGAGCAGAAACCGGCCGTGCTCTTCAAGTCAGACACCGTGCAGGTGCGCAGCGCCGAGCTCATCCTCACCGCGTATGACTATGAGTTCGCGGGCCGGCCGCCCCTGCAGGTGAGCCTGCGCGTCACCCGGGAAGGCCAGAGCGTGGACCTGACCGCCATCGTGCTCCACATGAAGGCGCAGACCGGCGGCATCGCCGACTACAACCGGCGCAAGGCCGCGGGCGCCGCCCTCAAGCAGTACCTCGATTCGCAGCAGCCCACCGCCCGGGTCATCGTGCTGGGGGACTGGAACGACGACGTGGACGTGTCCATCTACGACTCCGGCGGCTACCTGCCCTCGCCCTACGAGAACTTCGTCGCGGTGCCCAATGCCTACCAATTCCTCACGCGGCCCCTGTCCTTGCAGGGCGTGGGCAGCACCGTGGGCTGGTCCAGCTTCATCGACCACCAGCTCGTCACCCACGCGCTGTCCGGCGACTACGTGAGCGAGTCCACCCAGGTGCTCTACCCGTCCCTGCCCGACTACGCCAACACGACCTCCGACCACTATCCCATCCAGAGCCGCTTCGATTTCGGCCCGTAG
- the larC gene encoding nickel pincer cofactor biosynthesis protein LarC, with protein MRAGAGEAGGRKILYLEPVGGIAGDMFLAAGVDLGLSPESIAQALGGLMVPGWKLAVSRAVRHAISGTHLDVVLDAREAHPHRAYADIQRLIEAADTLPPRAKARALAVFRAIGEAEAKVHGVPLEEIHFHEVGAVDSIVDICGAAVVLELLGNPEVYAAPPPLGSGTIRVAHGSMPIPVPATLELLRDVPVRFEGVGELTTPTGAALLKVLARIGHAPDFIVERVGYGVGTKDFKDRPNVLRASLGRAEARADAGLWVVEANLDDSTPQLLGHLMERLLEQGAKDVWVVPAVMKKGRPGHLLGVLVEGGQREGLMDLVLRESTTLGVRYHRVERHALERDWVEVETPWGKVRVKRGLRAGEVLNAHPEFEDCRQVADKAGVPLKQVMAAALAALTRG; from the coding sequence GTGAGGGCGGGAGCAGGGGAGGCGGGGGGGCGGAAGATTCTCTACCTGGAGCCGGTGGGCGGCATCGCCGGGGACATGTTCCTCGCGGCGGGCGTGGACCTGGGGCTCTCCCCGGAGTCCATTGCCCAGGCGCTCGGCGGGCTGATGGTGCCGGGTTGGAAGCTCGCGGTGAGCCGGGCGGTGCGCCACGCCATCAGCGGCACGCACCTGGACGTGGTGCTGGACGCGCGCGAGGCGCACCCCCACCGCGCGTACGCGGACATCCAGCGGCTCATCGAGGCGGCGGACACGCTGCCGCCGCGCGCGAAGGCGCGGGCGCTGGCGGTGTTCCGGGCCATCGGCGAGGCCGAGGCGAAGGTGCACGGGGTGCCCCTGGAGGAGATCCACTTCCACGAGGTGGGCGCGGTGGACTCCATCGTGGACATCTGCGGCGCGGCGGTGGTGCTGGAGCTGCTGGGCAACCCGGAGGTGTACGCGGCGCCCCCGCCGCTGGGCAGCGGTACCATCCGCGTGGCGCACGGGAGCATGCCCATTCCGGTGCCGGCCACGCTGGAGCTGCTCCGGGACGTGCCGGTGCGCTTCGAGGGGGTGGGGGAGCTGACGACGCCCACGGGCGCGGCGCTCCTGAAGGTGCTCGCGCGAATTGGCCATGCGCCGGACTTCATCGTGGAGCGCGTGGGCTACGGGGTGGGGACGAAGGACTTCAAGGACCGGCCCAACGTGCTGCGCGCCTCGCTGGGGCGCGCGGAGGCCCGGGCGGACGCGGGGCTCTGGGTGGTGGAGGCGAACCTGGACGACAGCACGCCGCAGCTGTTGGGGCACCTGATGGAGCGGCTGCTGGAGCAGGGGGCGAAGGATGTGTGGGTGGTGCCCGCGGTGATGAAGAAGGGCCGCCCGGGCCACCTCCTGGGGGTGCTGGTGGAGGGCGGCCAGCGCGAGGGGCTGATGGACCTGGTGCTGCGCGAGTCCACGACGCTGGGGGTGCGCTACCACCGGGTGGAGCGGCACGCGCTGGAGCGGGACTGGGTGGAGGTGGAGACGCCGTGGGGCAAGGTCCGCGTGAAGCGGGGCCTGCGCGCCGGCGAGGTGCTCAACGCGCACCCGGAGTTCGAGGACTGCCGCCAGGTGGCGGACAAAGCGGGCGTTCCCCTCAAGCAGGTGATGGCGGCGGCGCTGGCGGCCCTCACCCGAGGGTGA